The Theobroma cacao cultivar B97-61/B2 chromosome 1, Criollo_cocoa_genome_V2, whole genome shotgun sequence genome contains the following window.
GTACGCACCACATTCAATCTCGGAAATTTCATGTATAAGTTGTTACCAGTAATGTTGTTGTTAATAACATGACAGCATCAAGAATCTTTGCTTGCTAATTATCACAGTTTTGCTTCTCATCCTTTTCCAAAAGCAACTTTCTAGCTGTCCTCCCTCATTTGACAGCCCTGTATATGtgctttaatttgattaacaCACTGATAAAACTTCTACAGTAGCAGTTATTAGTGGATCAAGTTTTATCCTTTTGttccatttgatgataaatcCTAAAACCTAGTGGTTCTCCTGTTTCTGCAGAAGAGGAGCTGCTTTCAAGATCTTACTCGTTATTAGCATCTCCCTATTAACATCAATCTCTTCTTACGGCTTGCCGTGGTTAGCTACGTGCATCCCCTGCCCCACTGATGTGTCTGTGAGCTGCCCTAACACTGATGTATCTGGCAACTACAAAAGCTTTCAGTGTCCATCAGGTCATTACAATGACCTGGCCTCCCTCTTTCTAAACACTAATGATGATGCTATTCGCAACCTATTGAGTACCAGTACAGTGAAAGAATTTCATATCTCCTCTCTCTTCATCTTCTTCGGTGCTGTTTACTGCCTTGGCATTATCACGTATGGCATAGCTGTCCCCTCTGGGCTCTTCATCCCTGTCATATTGGCTGGAGCTTGCTATGGTCGCCTTGTTGGTAGACTATTTACATCAATCTCTAAACTTGATGTTGGTCTCTTTGCCGTCCTTGGGGCAGCTTCCTTTCTTGGTGGCACTATGAGAATGACAGTTTCCCTTTGTGTTATACTGCTTGAGCTCACTAATGATTTATTGCTACTTCCTCTTGTCATGTTGGTTCTCCTAATCTCAAAAACTGTGGCCGATGTTTTCAACAAGGGTGTCTATGACCAAATAGTAAAACTAAAAGGATTGCCTTACATGGAGGCTCATGCAGAACCTTACATGAAACATTTAGTTGCTCGGGATGTTGTTTCTGGTCCATTGATCACCTTTTCTGGTATTGAAAAGGTGGGAAATATATTACATGCTTTGAGAACTACCGGGCACAACGGGTTCCCTGTGATTGATGAACCACCTTTTTCAGATGCACCCGCATTGTGTGGGCTTGTTCTAAGGTCTCATTTGCTTGTTTTGCTCAAGGGAAAGATTTTTTCAAGGGATATGGTACCTGCAGGGGATGAGATATTGCATAGATTTGCTGCATTTGATTTTGCCAAGGCAGGTTCAGGAAAGGGAATCAAAGTAGAGGATCTAGACATTGAACAGGAGGAAATGGACATGTATGTTGATCTCCATCCTATCACCAATGCATCACCATACACAGTGGTTGAAACCATGTCACTTGCCAAAGCAGCAGTTCTCTTTCGTCAACTCGGTCTCCGGCACATGTGTGTTGTACCAAAGAGTCAGGGGGTAAGTCTCTCTTGCTCTCTATCTGTGTGTGTGCATGCActcatatttattttgtagaaTTCATTATAGTAGGGAATCAAaggtttttaacaaaaaggCTTGAACACAGGAGTATGGAATGTCAACTCCTAGAACTAATTAGCagctttttctcttatatttgTAGAGATCTATGCAGGcgaatctttttcttctttttcctatgaatATAATGGAGGCAACGAAATCCTctaaaaatttggaaatacATGTCTTAACTACACCTTCTTTATGTGCTAAATGCAGAGGCCTCCAATTGTTGGAATTCTGACACGGCATGACTTCATGCCAGAGCATGTTTTGGGACTGTACCCCCACATCAGGCTTCGGAAGTGATGCTTGTGATCAATGTTTCCTGTTTGGTTCCTTTAATTCTTTGTTAAGGTCAAGTTGCTGTTTGGCCTTATTGTTGAAAGTGAAATCTTTTGAACTATATGTCTAAACTTGGTTGGAAGCAAAGACATTCAGGAAGAGGAGGACTCTTCCAAGCATCCATAGCTGGCAACAGATGACACCATAATGAAAATGGCTGAAGAGCTATTTTGTGGATCATCTCGGGACAGACATATTTGAAGCACATCTGAAAAGCTATATGGATGTGAATCAAATGATAATGATTTCAGAAAGATTCATTTTCCTTCAAATATAAtatcttcttcatcttttttcCTCCCCTGTATTGTGTATGTCTGATCTACATATTGTAGAGTTGTAAGTCATAGGAATTGAACTAAATTGCCATGAAAATAGATTGTTGGTGTGAAGATAGTTTAATTGCAAAAAGAAAGGAGGCTTTGCAGTAAGCATGGTGGATGATGAATTTGTTTTATCTTAATTCCTTCTTCGGTTTGCAACCATAgctcaacaaatatttttttgtctttttcaatacatttgaactctatttattgaaaaaaaaaaaaaagagcaaaaaattattatcgtTGGAGTGTTACTTTAGAAATAACCACAGTAAGAATCAAAAGCATGTAAGATAacttcttaaattatttaaaaaagtttaaataaatttttattcttttattatatttaattaagtctatatatttttatttttttgttaaataaatttttataattaatgatgaactaattatcattaatcaaaatattgcTTATCGTTTATATGCACATGATATTAACATGACATgtaaaaggtgaaaaatgtcacataattttattattatgttaaattaatttaaaatttttttaaaaatattatgctAATATTATGTAATATGCGGTATTGCTCAACCCCAATTCTTGCACTGAAATATGAAATTACTAAAATCCAAATGCTGTGTCGgatttatttcatttgattaCTCATGCTCCTcctaacaaaaattaaaagagcaCTGTACCACCAAACTTATTTGGTGCTGGtatcaaatatatatgttgtgcttCTATTCACCTTAGAGGAACAATTTCAATGCTTTCAACTCAAGAGACGTGCTTATTAGATGAAAAAAAACATTCACTTATATTATCAAGATTtacttcattttttattaatgtaaGATCTATAATATTTTACTCCACTTAAATTGTGCAATATCTACATTGTATTAACTTTTTAACTATAAAGAAGAGAGACCTATCTTAGTATTGACCTACTTTAATTCTAGTATCTCTTATGAAAGGTATTACAGTGAAAAATTTAGATAGATTTTGATACTATTTGTTACTGTTTATATTTCTAATTTAAATCAcatctataacatatataaaaaaaaaaaattaaagctgGATCCACATTTGATTACGTAGTGGTTTTATTAAGCAGCCACATGACAAGTTgtgaaaataatgaaaagacaATTGTTGCGGGTCTTTGGTATTTCCAAAATGACTAATAGAATTCATTTggtcaaaatttaaaataaaaataataattgaaataaaaaaaaagtgattaaaaaaatacaagaagAAATTCAATGGTGTCAATGACAAGTCATAGATAAATTTGACTGACCTCAAAGAATAGCTTGTCATAAGCTCACAGCTCCCCGTACGGCTGACCTAATTTGTGTTTTGAAATGGCTTTTGGCTTTTGTTTATTTGACTTGAGGTATAGAGTCTTCTTTGCCATTGTCATCATTGCGTTCGTGTTTTGATATTACATTTTTCCTTTAACCTCTTTTGGCCTTTTacatctttctctcctttcttccagcttgcattatttttttccatttttgtgTGTTGTTGCTGCTGATCAATCCGTGCTTCTATGgtaatatgaaaatttgtCTTCAAACATTATAATCATccaaaactaataaaaaatataaaaatcaaaaatcaaatataatatgaaaattagttaataaaattgaaacaccaatttttttttaaattataaatactttaaaataattatttttgatttattattaacattattatttataatttttttaatttaaatttattctttcttattattattatcattatttacaAAATTTGTATACTAAATATACTTAATCTGTAGTATTACAATTCCAAACAGAAACAGATGATATATTTGATATAAAGTGTTATAGTATCAAGCATAATGCTTAATATCCTTGATCTATGTTAATACAGTTCAAATCATTATGCTTGATATCTTTTATCTGAGGTGCTacaatttcaattataatgCTTGATATCCTTGATTTGTCGTGATATCTACTTAATATCCActgtttaattatatatttgatttgTAATATTATAATTCCAAGCATAATGTCCCACGTCCTTCATCTTAGGTCCTATGGTACCAAGCATGATAGATTATATCCTTGCTATGTTGTGATATCTACTTAATATCCACTAAATATCCTTTATATGTAATACTACATTTCTAAATATACTATATGATATCTTTGATATACAGTGTTATAATACCAAGTATAAAAAGctcaagaaatgaaaagacaattaaaatatgaaacaaaataacaacaaaCATTATAatcatatcaaaataataaaataaataaaatataaaatataatatgaagttttattaataaaattaaaacacccataaatttttttaacaaattatccatactttaaaataattatctttgattttcaattcctattattatttataactttttaaaaattataattattctttcttactattattatcattatttacaATATTTTTCTACTAAATATCCTTAATCTATAGTGCTACAATTCCAAGCataataaatgatatattTGATATAAGGTGTTAGGTACAAAGCATAATGTTTGATATCAAGCACTTCCAAGCTTGATGCATGATATTATTGATTTGGGTCTTGTGGCGTCAAGCATAATGCTTGATATCCTTGATATGGGTATTACAATTCcaagcataatagattatattttttatactaCTTAATTATATCATTGATTTGTAATACTGTGATTCCAAGCATAATGtctaatattcttaatttggGGTCTTATGATACAAAGCATAATGGTTGATATCCTTTATCTGAAGtataataaatgatataattaatattgCTTAATTATATCCTGTACGCCCAAAGCCTAAGAAATGAagagataattaaaaaataacaaatattataatcatcccaaaataataaaaattaaaaaataaatataaaaatttgttaataaaattgaaacactaagaatttttttaaaaaaattatcaataattTAAGATAA
Protein-coding sequences here:
- the LOC18611993 gene encoding chloride channel protein CLC-c, which encodes MDRENKVPNYNYNDNDEAHDIESDGKDVDVYSEPLLVKRRNTTSQIAIVGANVCPIESLDYEIAENELFKQDWRSRKKIQIFQYLLLKWAFALIVGLGTGLVGIFNNIAVENIAGFKLLLTTKLMLRHKYYKAFVAYAGCNLGLAAAAAALCAFIAPAAAGSGIPEVKAYLNGVDAHSILAPSTLFVKIFGSVLGVSAGFVVGKEGPMVHTGACIASLIGQGGSRKYHLTWRWLRYFKNDRDRRDLITCGAAAGVAAAFRAPVGGVLFALEEAASWWRSALLWRTFFTTAIVAIVLRAFIQLCSTGSCGLFGEGGLIMYDVSAAKVTYSAPDILAVILLGTIGGIFGSLYNYLVDKVLRTYSIINERGAAFKILLVISISLLTSISSYGLPWLATCIPCPTDVSVSCPNTDVSGNYKSFQCPSGHYNDLASLFLNTNDDAIRNLLSTSTVKEFHISSLFIFFGAVYCLGIITYGIAVPSGLFIPVILAGACYGRLVGRLFTSISKLDVGLFAVLGAASFLGGTMRMTVSLCVILLELTNDLLLLPLVMLVLLISKTVADVFNKGVYDQIVKLKGLPYMEAHAEPYMKHLVARDVVSGPLITFSGIEKVGNILHALRTTGHNGFPVIDEPPFSDAPALCGLVLRSHLLVLLKGKIFSRDMVPAGDEILHRFAAFDFAKAGSGKGIKVEDLDIEQEEMDMYVDLHPITNASPYTVVETMSLAKAAVLFRQLGLRHMCVVPKSQGRPPIVGILTRHDFMPEHVLGLYPHIRLRK